From a region of the Streptomyces caniferus genome:
- the hisC gene encoding histidinol-phosphate transaminase produces the protein MAVPIRADLAGIPDYIIPGQPPGAILLNSNEGPLAPPPSLIEAITRAAAESHRYPTWFSDELVSRLADRLGVPEQWITVGCGSVSLCQQLIQAYCAPGDEIVCAWRSFEAYPVFARVAGVTARTVPLDPEHRHDLDAMLAAITPATRVVFVCNPNNPTGTVVRADALRRFLDEVPSDVLVVLDEAYREFLTDPDVPDGIPLALERENVAVLRTFSKAYALAGVRIGYCVAPPPIAAGTAKVGVPFAVSRLAQAAGLAALEHADEVGARCETVIRERERLSAAMREAGHDVPPSQANFLWLPLRERSARFGEHCAESGIMVRVFGKDGVRVTVGLPEENDAFLRAAQSFAHAVS, from the coding sequence ATGGCCGTTCCGATCCGGGCCGACCTGGCCGGGATACCCGACTACATCATCCCGGGCCAGCCGCCCGGTGCCATCCTGCTGAACTCCAACGAAGGGCCGTTGGCACCCCCGCCGTCCCTCATCGAAGCCATCACCCGAGCCGCGGCCGAAAGCCACCGCTATCCGACGTGGTTCTCCGACGAGCTGGTGTCCCGCCTCGCCGACCGACTCGGCGTACCGGAACAATGGATCACCGTGGGCTGCGGCTCGGTGAGCCTGTGCCAACAGCTCATCCAGGCGTACTGCGCCCCCGGCGACGAAATCGTCTGCGCCTGGCGCTCCTTCGAGGCCTACCCGGTCTTCGCCCGCGTCGCCGGCGTGACGGCACGCACCGTCCCCCTCGACCCGGAACACCGGCACGACCTCGACGCGATGCTCGCCGCGATCACCCCCGCCACCCGGGTCGTCTTCGTCTGCAACCCGAACAACCCCACCGGCACCGTGGTGCGTGCGGACGCCCTGCGACGGTTCCTGGACGAGGTGCCCTCCGACGTCCTGGTCGTCCTGGACGAGGCGTACCGGGAGTTCCTGACGGACCCCGATGTCCCGGACGGCATCCCGCTCGCGCTGGAGCGGGAGAACGTGGCGGTCCTGCGCACCTTCTCCAAGGCGTACGCCCTGGCCGGCGTCCGCATCGGCTACTGCGTGGCGCCGCCGCCGATCGCCGCCGGCACGGCAAAAGTCGGCGTCCCCTTCGCGGTGAGCCGCCTCGCCCAGGCGGCCGGACTCGCCGCCCTGGAGCACGCCGACGAAGTAGGCGCCCGCTGCGAAACGGTGATCCGGGAGCGCGAACGCCTCAGCGCGGCGATGCGGGAGGCCGGTCACGACGTTCCACCGTCACAAGCCAACTTCCTGTGGCTGCCACTGCGGGAGCGTTCCGCGCGCTTCGGCGAACACTGCGCCGAAAGCGGCATCATGGTCCGCGTCTTCGGGAAGGACGGTGTGCGTGTCACAGTGGGACTGCCCGAAGAGAACGACGCCTTTTTGC
- a CDS encoding ATP-grasp domain-containing protein, with protein sequence MESPQSLSRTPVGVVVDGYSAGKFLPAAFRRLGAEVLHLQSTPEFLSTVAPPDLSPYLANVVHQDLERTAKELAEYAPVCVLPGQETGVMPADLIAERMGLPGNGSALSLARRDKYEMIETLRRAGIHCAHQLKSSDTQEIVAWAERETGYPVVVKPLSSASTDGVFICRDADDIRTAAAAVLGTYDIFERRNTEVVVQSCLQGTEYIVDVVRGPGGGRHVCGVWEYEKTDIGAKRIYDKDILLAPDSEPVAALVAYLDTVLEALEIRFGAAHAEIIMTPQGPALVEIGARLNGLMDPGFHDVCMDGNQADLLALACVRPDAYARRFTGKTMYRKRREALVYHGQTSLDGVVAAIDEQVLAEISALDTVHLAVPRAAPGDRLRPTTDLLSSPLRVLMTADDRAQLTADHQRILALKDAVFRLA encoded by the coding sequence ATGGAGTCACCTCAGTCACTCAGCCGCACGCCGGTCGGCGTCGTGGTCGACGGCTACTCGGCAGGCAAGTTCCTGCCCGCCGCGTTCCGGCGCCTCGGCGCGGAAGTGCTGCACCTGCAGAGCACACCCGAGTTCCTGTCCACCGTCGCGCCCCCGGACCTGAGCCCGTATCTCGCCAACGTCGTCCATCAGGACCTGGAGCGGACCGCCAAGGAGCTCGCCGAGTATGCCCCCGTGTGCGTGCTACCGGGCCAGGAGACCGGTGTGATGCCGGCCGACCTGATCGCCGAGCGCATGGGGCTGCCGGGAAACGGCTCGGCGCTGTCCCTCGCCCGGCGTGACAAGTACGAGATGATCGAAACCCTCCGACGGGCCGGAATCCACTGCGCCCACCAGCTCAAATCCTCCGACACACAAGAGATCGTGGCGTGGGCGGAACGGGAGACCGGATATCCGGTCGTGGTCAAACCGCTGAGCTCCGCCTCCACCGACGGCGTCTTCATCTGCCGGGACGCGGACGACATCCGCACCGCCGCCGCTGCCGTCCTCGGCACCTACGACATCTTCGAACGCCGCAACACCGAAGTAGTCGTCCAGTCCTGTCTCCAGGGCACCGAGTACATCGTGGACGTGGTGCGCGGCCCCGGCGGCGGACGGCACGTCTGCGGGGTCTGGGAGTACGAGAAGACCGACATCGGCGCCAAGCGGATCTACGACAAGGACATCCTGCTGGCGCCGGACAGCGAGCCGGTGGCCGCACTCGTCGCCTACCTCGACACGGTCCTGGAAGCCCTGGAGATCCGGTTCGGCGCCGCCCACGCGGAAATCATCATGACCCCGCAAGGGCCCGCGCTGGTGGAGATCGGCGCCCGCCTGAACGGCCTCATGGACCCCGGCTTCCACGACGTCTGCATGGACGGCAACCAGGCGGACCTGCTGGCGCTGGCGTGCGTCCGGCCCGACGCATACGCCCGCCGGTTCACCGGGAAGACCATGTACCGCAAGCGGCGCGAGGCCCTCGTCTATCACGGGCAGACCAGCCTCGACGGCGTGGTGGCCGCGATCGACGAACAGGTGCTCGCCGAGATCAGCGCGCTCGACACCGTGCATCTGGCGGTGCCCCGGGCGGCACCCGGCGATCGTCTCCGCCCCACGACCGACCTGCTGTCCAGCCCACTGCGGGTCTTGATGACCGCCGATGACCGCGCCCAGCTGACGGCCGACCACCAGCGGATCCTGGCGCTCAAGGACGCCGTCTTCCGGCTCGCCTGA
- a CDS encoding TauD/TfdA dioxygenase family protein, with the protein MQKRDLTPYTGVEFTGVTIDDLRRPEVFDDLVDSLHRRDLVVVRGVDLTPEQQIELAARIGNPVPFVLKDWRHPEFDEILVSSNERKNDKPLGISRVGNFWHQDSSFNERPPEYTMLHGVNVPQDCGHTLFASACDVYDRLPDEWRTKLEGRIGLHTLSKQQRIGPEHVGLSIAEMRTLVTRQYPPVEHPVIRRDGFTGRNYVYAAREYMDSVAGFDPNDNAAFFDLVDTLVQDPAHVYTHRWTPRDLLVWKTATTYHVATELPPGVSRTVHRISIAAA; encoded by the coding sequence GTGCAAAAGCGCGACCTGACCCCGTACACAGGCGTCGAGTTCACCGGTGTCACCATCGACGACCTGCGCCGCCCCGAGGTCTTCGACGACCTCGTCGACTCGCTCCACCGACGGGATCTGGTCGTCGTCCGCGGCGTCGACCTCACACCGGAGCAGCAGATCGAACTCGCCGCACGGATCGGTAACCCGGTGCCCTTCGTGCTGAAGGACTGGCGACACCCGGAGTTCGACGAGATCCTCGTCTCCTCCAACGAGCGGAAGAACGACAAGCCGCTGGGCATCTCGCGGGTCGGCAACTTCTGGCACCAGGACTCGTCGTTCAACGAGCGCCCGCCCGAGTACACGATGCTGCACGGCGTCAATGTGCCCCAGGACTGCGGCCACACCCTTTTCGCGAGCGCTTGCGACGTCTACGACCGGCTGCCGGACGAGTGGCGGACCAAACTCGAAGGCCGCATCGGACTGCACACCCTGAGCAAACAGCAGCGCATCGGCCCGGAACACGTCGGGCTGTCCATCGCCGAGATGAGGACGCTGGTCACCCGGCAGTACCCGCCGGTCGAACACCCGGTGATCCGGCGCGACGGATTCACCGGCCGCAACTACGTCTACGCCGCCCGCGAGTACATGGACTCCGTGGCCGGCTTCGACCCCAACGACAACGCGGCCTTCTTCGATCTGGTCGACACGCTGGTGCAGGACCCCGCGCATGTCTACACGCACCGCTGGACCCCGCGCGACCTGCTCGTATGGAAGACGGCGACGACGTATCACGTGGCGACCGAGCTGCCCCCGGGCGTCTCCCGGACGGTGCACCGCATCAGCATCGCGGCCGCGTGA
- a CDS encoding MFS transporter: MILKTYRIVAGLDEALRTLFFTTLIFRTGTMAYPFLAAYLLLSGGFDTAQVGAAVACFGVGALAADLAASVLLGRIGARTVMLGGLVLNAAVLAVTPLLHQLLWIIPAVVVWGFAYEVVTPASYSATIDGSAPAERKVAFSCYRLAINLGMAVGPIAGGLLFAVSPRAMFWTNAVCVLAAAGFLMLRTKNGGPPARSARAAERAFAGARPLRDHTRFWTIFGLSLPIQLAYSLPSVFASTYVIVGLGMPSYWAGIIFTVNAAGIVLFEVPLNAAMTRWRNLPTLLLGYGLAGAGFLLMGLFGSGPALVLATLVWTAGEIVVFPGLLHYVSGLAPSGSAADRNMSLYSTGVNVAFILAPQLALLLSGPGHPGAPWAVAGAAVCVAWLLLIAASRSPYTWHDEHTSHDEQPSPPPSHKEVPEPCKSAT; encoded by the coding sequence ATGATCCTCAAGACCTACCGGATCGTCGCCGGACTCGACGAAGCGCTGCGGACGCTCTTCTTCACCACCCTCATCTTCCGCACCGGAACGATGGCGTACCCGTTCCTCGCCGCGTACCTGCTGCTGTCCGGCGGCTTCGACACGGCGCAGGTGGGCGCGGCCGTGGCCTGCTTCGGGGTGGGCGCGCTCGCCGCCGACCTGGCCGCCAGTGTGCTGCTCGGCCGGATCGGCGCCCGGACGGTGATGCTCGGCGGTCTCGTGCTCAACGCCGCGGTCCTGGCCGTCACCCCGCTCCTGCACCAACTCCTCTGGATCATCCCGGCAGTTGTCGTCTGGGGCTTCGCCTACGAGGTGGTCACGCCCGCCTCGTACTCGGCCACCATCGACGGCTCGGCGCCCGCCGAGCGCAAGGTCGCCTTCTCCTGCTACCGGCTGGCCATCAACCTCGGCATGGCCGTCGGCCCCATCGCCGGCGGGCTGCTCTTCGCGGTGAGCCCTCGCGCGATGTTCTGGACCAATGCGGTCTGCGTACTGGCCGCGGCCGGATTCCTCATGCTCCGCACGAAGAACGGCGGCCCACCGGCCCGGTCCGCGAGGGCGGCCGAACGGGCGTTTGCCGGCGCCCGCCCACTGCGCGACCACACCCGCTTCTGGACGATCTTCGGCCTGTCACTGCCCATCCAGCTGGCCTACTCCCTCCCCTCGGTCTTCGCCAGTACCTACGTCATCGTCGGCCTGGGGATGCCCAGCTACTGGGCCGGCATCATCTTCACCGTCAACGCCGCAGGCATCGTCCTCTTCGAGGTCCCCCTCAACGCGGCGATGACACGCTGGCGGAACCTGCCGACGCTGCTCCTCGGCTACGGGCTGGCAGGCGCGGGATTCCTGCTGATGGGACTCTTCGGATCCGGCCCGGCCCTCGTCCTCGCCACCCTGGTGTGGACGGCGGGCGAGATCGTCGTCTTCCCCGGGCTGCTGCACTACGTCAGCGGTCTCGCGCCGTCCGGCAGCGCCGCCGACCGGAACATGAGCCTGTACTCCACCGGTGTCAACGTCGCTTTCATCCTGGCGCCCCAGCTCGCCCTGCTCCTCTCCGGACCCGGACACCCCGGAGCGCCCTGGGCGGTGGCCGGAGCCGCGGTCTGTGTGGCGTGGCTGCTGCTGATCGCGGCCAGCCGGAGCCCGTACACGTGGCATGACGAGCACACCTCGCACGATGAGCAACCGTCGCCCCCGCCCTCGCACAAGGAGGTACCCGAACCGTGCAAAAGCGCGACCTGA
- a CDS encoding FAD-binding oxidoreductase — MTAAPPARLLQALRDALGVAAVLTDPDMTEGYAGDMMPLAPRGRPLAVVLPVDTAQVRACVRACAEAGTPIVPRGAGSGLTGAANAVDGCVVLVTTRMNRILELDLDNRLAVVEPGVVNQDLRKAAARHGLFYPPDPSSLDWCTLGGNLATNAGGLCCGKYGVTADAVLGLEAVLADGSLLRTGRRTVKGVAGYDLTRLFVGSEGTLGVITRATLALKPLPAAPGTLIASFDAVQQAGDAVIRVVREGLVPSLMEIMDATSLRASAAYLDTDLGGAGQQALLLCQSDSGGAAADCELAAMERLCQEAGATFTHTTRDPAEGDLLLRARRVSLTALEAQGAVMTEDVAVPRTRIAELIAGCEKIGAAAGLTVAVVGHAGDGNMHPTVLYDRTSADEFRRAGEAFDAILALGLSLGGTVTGEHGIGKLKQEWLERELGPVAMRVHRQLKAALDPGNLFNPGAVFSPAEAGHDTP, encoded by the coding sequence ATGACCGCCGCACCCCCGGCCCGACTGCTCCAGGCGCTGCGCGACGCCCTGGGCGTTGCGGCCGTGCTCACCGACCCCGACATGACCGAGGGCTACGCGGGCGACATGATGCCGCTGGCGCCGCGCGGCCGGCCGCTCGCGGTCGTCCTGCCCGTCGACACGGCCCAGGTACGGGCCTGTGTACGCGCCTGCGCCGAGGCGGGCACCCCGATCGTGCCGCGCGGCGCCGGCAGCGGACTGACCGGCGCGGCCAACGCCGTCGACGGCTGCGTCGTCCTCGTCACGACGCGGATGAACCGGATCCTGGAACTCGACCTGGACAACCGGCTCGCGGTCGTCGAGCCGGGCGTGGTCAACCAGGACCTGCGCAAGGCGGCGGCCCGCCACGGCCTCTTCTACCCGCCCGACCCGTCGAGCCTGGACTGGTGCACCCTCGGCGGGAACCTGGCCACCAACGCCGGCGGCCTGTGCTGCGGAAAGTACGGAGTGACCGCGGACGCCGTACTCGGCCTCGAGGCGGTGCTCGCCGACGGCTCGCTCCTGCGGACCGGACGCAGAACCGTCAAGGGTGTCGCGGGTTACGACCTCACCCGGCTCTTCGTGGGCAGCGAGGGCACCCTCGGCGTCATCACCCGGGCGACCCTCGCCCTCAAGCCGCTGCCGGCCGCCCCCGGCACCCTGATCGCCTCGTTCGACGCCGTGCAGCAAGCCGGCGACGCCGTCATCCGCGTCGTACGGGAGGGCCTCGTCCCCTCCCTCATGGAGATCATGGACGCCACATCGCTGCGGGCATCTGCCGCCTACCTCGACACCGACCTCGGCGGCGCGGGCCAACAGGCACTGCTGCTCTGCCAGTCGGACTCCGGCGGTGCGGCAGCCGACTGCGAACTGGCCGCGATGGAGCGGCTCTGCCAGGAGGCCGGTGCCACCTTCACCCACACCACCCGCGATCCGGCCGAGGGCGACCTGCTGCTGCGGGCCCGCCGGGTGTCGCTCACCGCCCTGGAGGCGCAAGGGGCGGTGATGACCGAGGACGTGGCCGTACCACGGACCCGGATCGCCGAACTCATCGCCGGCTGCGAGAAGATCGGCGCCGCCGCCGGTCTCACCGTGGCCGTCGTCGGACACGCCGGGGACGGCAATATGCACCCCACCGTCCTGTACGACCGCACCTCGGCGGACGAGTTCCGCCGGGCCGGTGAAGCGTTCGACGCGATCCTCGCCCTGGGCCTCTCGCTCGGCGGCACCGTCACCGGCGAACACGGCATCGGCAAGCTCAAGCAGGAGTGGCTGGAACGCGAACTGGGCCCGGTCGCGATGCGGGTGCACCGGCAGCTCAAGGCGGCCCTCGACCCGGGAAACCTGTTCAACCCCGGAGCCGTCTTCAGCCCGGCGGAAGCAGGCCACGACACCCCATGA
- a CDS encoding ferredoxin, whose product MRVSLLPEHCVGAGHCVLSAPEVFDQHEDDGIVLLLDTTPDAHLADAVHEAADLCPARAILVDAPGGTA is encoded by the coding sequence ATGAGGGTCTCCCTCCTGCCCGAACACTGCGTCGGCGCCGGACACTGCGTCCTGTCGGCCCCCGAGGTCTTCGACCAGCACGAGGACGACGGCATCGTCCTGCTGCTCGACACCACCCCGGACGCGCACCTCGCCGACGCCGTCCACGAGGCCGCCGACCTCTGCCCCGCCCGGGCGATCCTGGTCGACGCACCGGGCGGCACCGCATGA
- a CDS encoding cytochrome P450 translates to MTSPPTPTTPTIASAGTEPARGNPAPLHYPMPRQCPYAPPEEVTAVRAGGAVPRVTIWNGVRPWLFTRYEDARVVLSDPRFSADKSRPGYPLSSAVALAETAVTPTLLIMDNPEHDHYRRLVLGEFTVKRAESLRPAVRAVVDGCLDRMLQGPAPADLVTGLALPVALSVICEFLGVPFEDRELFRSLTHTMNAIGGTTETAAAARQELQEYLECLVAVREKHPQQDFISRMAVKHLGTGAMDHERLAAMALLLLTAGHDTTANMISLGVLTLLRHPAHFTALRDGDAPGLLAGTVEEMLRHLTIVQRGIRRIALEDVDVNGHLVRAGEGVIAAVNVANRDPRRFPSGEDFDPAERAHGHLAFGYGPHQCLGQSLARVELQEVYAAVARRIPTLRTAVPDTELRFKEDMAVYGVHELPVTW, encoded by the coding sequence ATGACCAGTCCGCCCACTCCGACCACCCCCACCATCGCATCCGCCGGCACGGAGCCCGCCCGGGGGAACCCCGCGCCCCTGCACTATCCGATGCCACGCCAGTGCCCGTACGCACCGCCCGAAGAAGTCACCGCGGTGCGTGCCGGAGGGGCCGTCCCCCGGGTCACGATCTGGAACGGGGTCCGGCCCTGGCTGTTCACCCGCTACGAGGACGCCCGAGTCGTCCTCTCCGACCCCCGCTTCAGTGCCGACAAGAGCCGCCCCGGCTACCCGCTGTCCAGCGCCGTCGCCCTCGCCGAGACCGCCGTCACCCCGACGCTGCTCATCATGGACAACCCCGAACACGATCACTACCGGCGGCTGGTGCTCGGCGAGTTCACCGTGAAGCGCGCCGAGTCCCTGCGGCCCGCCGTACGCGCGGTGGTGGACGGCTGCCTCGACCGGATGCTCCAAGGACCCGCACCGGCCGACCTGGTCACCGGGCTGGCGCTACCCGTCGCCCTCTCGGTGATCTGCGAGTTCCTGGGCGTGCCGTTCGAGGACCGGGAGCTGTTCCGCTCCCTCACCCACACCATGAACGCGATCGGCGGCACCACCGAGACCGCCGCGGCCGCCCGCCAGGAACTGCAGGAGTACCTGGAGTGCCTGGTCGCCGTACGGGAGAAGCACCCCCAGCAGGACTTCATCAGCCGGATGGCGGTGAAGCACCTCGGCACCGGCGCCATGGACCACGAACGGCTCGCCGCGATGGCCCTGCTGCTGCTCACCGCGGGCCATGACACCACCGCCAACATGATCTCGCTGGGGGTTCTGACCCTGCTGCGGCATCCCGCCCACTTCACCGCACTGCGCGACGGCGACGCCCCCGGACTGCTCGCCGGCACGGTCGAGGAGATGCTGCGCCACCTGACCATCGTGCAGCGCGGCATCCGCCGCATCGCCCTCGAAGACGTCGACGTCAACGGCCATCTCGTACGCGCCGGGGAAGGCGTCATCGCCGCTGTCAACGTCGCCAACCGCGACCCCCGGCGGTTCCCCTCCGGCGAGGACTTCGACCCCGCCGAGCGCGCCCACGGCCATCTTGCCTTCGGCTACGGGCCGCATCAGTGCCTGGGCCAGTCCCTCGCCCGGGTGGAGCTCCAGGAGGTGTACGCGGCCGTTGCGCGCAGGATCCCCACACTGCGCACCGCCGTGCCCGACACGGAGCTCCGCTTCAAGGAGGACATGGCGGTCTACGGCGTGCACGAGCTGCCGGTCACCTGGTGA